Proteins encoded by one window of Spirochaetota bacterium:
- a CDS encoding vWA domain-containing protein, with the protein MNQAVTYSGQNVLEYDFSTYSRYWRVNRSTHEATELALILRALRKVVSHIGTNVKPIHWAGMTDSNNKSIIINADEIQGVYPIPYEQMDLFVGHVVREAFASIEWSEWIRDRIQEQVVKSYKDKLDFLSKMFVAAEDIYISYFVNSRIWPLYLNNYWNYLDHINYRDPSLPPTPTSLSNVWKKCILLNEKPDNLHPYYEVPLSILITYTQAIKIASQLSSVGQRRNSRVDIYVRMWEMLYRAISNWEKIDFPDEGVNIPDELGPKKNTEDISDVKEDEIAQEEEEVENTEELDPDLVSKISTILEEGETDLTKNIAIAVEEPTAKDMTTIHTRASATSSVVADSIQVRRLRKIFKKQKALHKKLSQRHVKRYLDQGKLDARRLFRVPIDGKVFKCKITIRPEKAWNITIVSDASASMSGRNTVQRPWDSAEKTFVSLVEAAKGFKNQLDVYGYHEEGDQCVLIKLYHNDTLFTVTPSGRTPSGQAIMAAALMMKERYQKKLIIHITDGAANCGLNIVKSLDYCKNKNIDLITIGCGCNQQTSDFLRTRFPEGQLLLMDDINDLSVGLERLFKTKLLK; encoded by the coding sequence ATGAATCAGGCAGTGACATATAGTGGGCAAAATGTTCTGGAGTATGACTTCAGTACCTATTCCAGATATTGGCGAGTTAACAGATCTACTCATGAGGCTACAGAACTTGCTCTAATTTTAAGGGCATTGCGCAAGGTTGTCAGTCATATTGGAACTAACGTAAAGCCAATACATTGGGCAGGAATGACTGATTCGAACAATAAGTCTATCATCATAAATGCTGATGAAATCCAAGGTGTTTACCCTATCCCTTACGAGCAGATGGATTTATTTGTGGGTCATGTCGTTCGTGAAGCCTTTGCGAGTATAGAATGGAGCGAATGGATAAGAGACCGCATTCAGGAACAGGTTGTTAAATCATATAAGGATAAACTCGATTTTCTCAGCAAAATGTTTGTAGCAGCAGAGGATATCTATATAAGTTATTTTGTTAATTCTAGAATTTGGCCTCTCTATCTTAATAATTATTGGAACTATCTGGATCATATCAATTATAGAGATCCTTCGCTTCCACCAACCCCTACGTCGTTATCCAATGTCTGGAAAAAGTGCATTCTATTAAATGAAAAGCCTGATAATCTCCATCCATATTATGAAGTTCCCTTGAGTATTCTAATTACCTATACTCAAGCCATAAAAATAGCTTCACAACTTTCTTCTGTTGGACAACGGAGAAATAGTAGGGTAGATATTTATGTCAGAATGTGGGAGATGCTCTACAGAGCGATATCAAATTGGGAAAAGATCGATTTCCCGGACGAGGGGGTAAACATACCCGATGAGTTAGGCCCCAAGAAAAATACTGAAGATATCTCTGATGTTAAAGAGGATGAGATCGCTCAGGAAGAGGAAGAGGTCGAAAACACAGAAGAGCTCGATCCTGATCTTGTCTCAAAGATTAGTACAATTTTAGAGGAAGGTGAGACGGATTTAACAAAGAACATTGCCATTGCCGTTGAGGAGCCTACAGCCAAGGATATGACTACAATCCATACTAGGGCCTCTGCCACATCGTCAGTCGTTGCTGATTCGATTCAGGTGAGGCGATTAAGAAAAATATTTAAGAAGCAAAAGGCTCTGCATAAGAAGTTAAGCCAGAGACATGTAAAAAGATATTTGGATCAGGGAAAACTAGACGCACGTAGATTGTTCCGAGTGCCCATCGATGGAAAGGTCTTTAAATGCAAGATCACTATTCGCCCAGAGAAGGCATGGAATATTACGATCGTTTCTGATGCTTCTGCCTCAATGAGTGGAAGAAATACAGTACAGAGGCCATGGGATTCCGCTGAAAAAACCTTTGTCTCTCTGGTTGAGGCAGCTAAGGGTTTTAAAAATCAACTCGATGTTTATGGCTATCATGAAGAGGGTGACCAATGTGTTCTAATAAAACTCTATCATAATGATACACTCTTTACTGTGACACCCTCAGGCCGAACCCCATCAGGTCAGGCTATTATGGCAGCAGCATTAATGATGAAAGAAAGATACCAAAAAAAATTGATAATTCACATTACTGATGGAGCGGCAAATTGTGGTCTAAATATTGTAAAGTCATTAGATTATTGTAAAAATAAAAATATTGATCTAATTACAATCGGATGCGGATGTAATCAGCAGACTAGCGATTTTCTAAGAACAAGATTCCCCGAAGGTCAGCTGTTGCTGATGGATGATATTAACGATCTATCAGTAGGACTGGAGAGATTGTTTAAGACTAAACTTCTAAAATAA
- a CDS encoding WecB/TagA/CpsF family glycosyltransferase — MQDDISYYNSWKEDRDLVLEYNQTSLDDANVVNILGIGIDNLTRNQAVVKVMRMIEKGGFHHVISFNPYKIKRMKSNPDLSIISSSSSLHLASGAGIKWASKKIGSQLKESISIISFIMDIIRIAEINEYTIFLVGGKSEIVEKAFFNIRKSFPKIRIVGRHGGYFNEDREKSVIEAIRKSNADIVFVGLGFPKEDIWIYKIKNEFKNGVFISIGGSLDVISGEIKKAPAFFMKRGLDWFYRIITRPWRFGRLLTIILFFIQSILKRIFK, encoded by the coding sequence ATGCAAGATGATATATCCTATTATAATTCCTGGAAAGAAGATAGAGATTTAGTCTTGGAGTATAATCAAACTAGCTTGGATGATGCGAATGTTGTAAATATTTTGGGAATAGGAATAGATAATCTTACACGAAATCAGGCTGTTGTTAAGGTAATGAGGATGATTGAAAAGGGTGGATTCCATCATGTGATCTCATTTAATCCCTACAAGATCAAGAGAATGAAATCTAATCCTGACTTGAGTATAATATCCAGCAGTTCATCCTTGCATTTAGCCAGTGGAGCAGGCATAAAATGGGCATCAAAAAAGATAGGCTCTCAATTAAAGGAGAGCATATCCATTATTAGCTTTATAATGGATATTATACGAATTGCTGAGATAAATGAATACACAATTTTTTTGGTTGGTGGAAAATCTGAAATAGTTGAAAAGGCATTTTTTAATATTCGAAAATCTTTTCCAAAGATCAGAATAGTGGGAAGGCATGGGGGATATTTTAATGAGGATAGAGAGAAATCTGTTATAGAAGCAATAAGAAAGTCCAATGCAGATATCGTATTTGTTGGTCTTGGCTTTCCCAAAGAGGACATATGGATATATAAAATAAAGAATGAATTTAAGAATGGAGTATTTATTAGTATTGGAGGCAGTTTAGACGTAATATCTGGAGAGATCAAGAAGGCACCAGCATTCTTTATGAAAAGAGGTCTTGACTGGTTTTATCGAATAATCACAAGGCCTTGGCGATTTGGCAGGCTTTTAACAATAATATTATTCTTCATTCAATCTATTCTTAAAAGAATATTCAAATAG
- the thiC gene encoding phosphomethylpyrimidine synthase ThiC yields MNYIASAKKGIITPEIEHIANVEDISIDFVMQMLAKGEIVILKNNVRDINPIAVGRGLSTKINANIGSSPDLMDVDVELEKLRVAIEAGADTVMDLSIGGDISDFRKRIIDQSTVPLGTVPLYEVAVDMISKNRSIIDMTIEDFLRVVTKQAKDGVDFMTIHAGVTIGSIESLRSQQRIIGITSRGGSILAEWISRHNKENPLYEHYDEILDVLEKYNVAISLGDGLRPGCISDANDRGQTHEMILLGKLARRARERGVQAIIEGPGHVPINMIADNMRLQKALCDNAPYYVLGPIVTDIAPGYDHITSAIGGAIAAANGADFLCYVTPAEHLRLPTVEDVREGVIASRIAAHVADIVKMNDRAIKWDNKISKARKERDWEAIFELSLDKEKAQKYRSEIPSDSDQCSMCGSFCAIKSNNFI; encoded by the coding sequence ATGAACTATATAGCAAGCGCAAAAAAGGGAATTATCACACCTGAGATAGAGCATATCGCCAATGTGGAAGATATATCCATTGATTTTGTTATGCAAATGCTAGCAAAAGGTGAAATTGTTATACTTAAGAATAATGTTAGGGACATCAATCCCATAGCGGTGGGTAGAGGCCTGAGCACAAAGATTAACGCCAACATTGGATCCTCCCCGGATTTAATGGACGTGGATGTGGAACTCGAAAAATTACGAGTTGCAATCGAAGCTGGTGCGGATACTGTTATGGATCTTAGCATTGGAGGAGACATCTCTGATTTCCGTAAAAGAATAATCGATCAATCAACTGTTCCTCTCGGCACGGTACCCTTATATGAGGTTGCTGTGGATATGATTAGCAAAAACAGATCAATCATCGATATGACTATAGAGGATTTCCTTAGGGTTGTCACTAAACAGGCTAAAGATGGCGTGGATTTCATGACAATTCACGCTGGGGTTACAATAGGATCCATCGAATCCCTTCGTTCTCAGCAAAGGATCATCGGAATAACTAGCAGAGGTGGCTCAATTTTGGCTGAGTGGATATCCAGACACAATAAAGAGAATCCTCTCTATGAACATTATGATGAGATTCTTGATGTATTAGAAAAATATAATGTAGCCATAAGCCTTGGTGATGGTCTCAGGCCTGGTTGTATTAGTGATGCTAACGATAGAGGACAAACTCATGAAATGATTCTTCTTGGGAAATTAGCAAGAAGGGCGAGAGAGAGAGGTGTCCAGGCTATTATTGAAGGACCTGGTCATGTTCCCATTAATATGATAGCAGATAATATGAGGCTTCAAAAAGCCCTTTGTGATAATGCGCCGTATTATGTTCTAGGACCAATTGTGACGGATATAGCCCCTGGTTATGATCATATTACATCCGCAATTGGTGGAGCAATAGCAGCGGCAAATGGGGCAGATTTTCTCTGTTATGTGACCCCAGCAGAACATCTTAGACTTCCAACAGTTGAGGATGTGAGGGAAGGGGTCATTGCGTCAAGGATAGCAGCTCACGTGGCTGACATCGTTAAGATGAATGATAGGGCAATTAAATGGGATAATAAAATTTCTAAGGCCAGAAAGGAGAGAGATTGGGAGGCAATATTTGAGCTATCTTTGGATAAAGAAAAGGCTCAGAAATACAGAAGTGAAATCCCATCCGATTCAGATCAATGTTCCATGTGTGGCAGCTTCTGTGCTATTAAAAGTAATAATTTTATATAA
- a CDS encoding class I SAM-dependent methyltransferase, whose amino-acid sequence MTILEKRREFLEFDSNNNFYIEPENRHSAVRERLFDIIKTYNPKIIVKAGIGSGRLLLDIAREFDIYMLVVEPSLNIIKDFLQKNREDETIERIKFLNGDLHDFPVDYYAADLLICIDYLDIFDSSRCIDEFKRALQFDKILFISGTVLNSDDIEGLYDDFMRMVFPLHNDYYLENDFRTFLELKGFELMKSMLLKFENNIKSEIEYFASIYNDKSEDSAYAFLQSNREKFNELYCMDDEYNFSTSYYIGTYMRKKPDKS is encoded by the coding sequence ATGACAATTTTAGAAAAGAGAAGAGAGTTTCTTGAATTTGACAGCAACAATAATTTCTATATTGAACCCGAGAACAGGCATAGCGCTGTCAGGGAGAGGTTATTTGATATTATTAAAACATATAATCCCAAGATAATCGTAAAGGCGGGTATTGGAAGTGGGCGGCTCTTGTTGGATATAGCAAGGGAATTTGATATATATATGCTAGTTGTTGAACCGTCATTAAATATTATTAAAGATTTTTTACAGAAGAATAGAGAAGATGAAACAATTGAGAGGATTAAGTTTCTCAATGGAGATCTTCATGATTTCCCTGTGGACTATTATGCAGCAGATCTTTTAATCTGCATTGATTATCTGGATATTTTTGATTCAAGTAGGTGCATAGATGAATTTAAGAGGGCGCTCCAATTTGATAAAATATTATTCATTTCTGGGACAGTGCTAAATAGTGATGACATTGAAGGCCTTTATGATGATTTTATGAGGATGGTGTTTCCATTACACAATGATTATTACCTTGAAAATGATTTCAGGACCTTTCTGGAGCTAAAGGGATTTGAACTCATGAAGAGTATGCTCTTAAAATTTGAAAATAATATTAAGTCTGAGATTGAGTATTTTGCAAGCATATACAATGATAAATCCGAAGATTCTGCATATGCATTTCTGCAAAGTAATAGAGAGAAGTTTAATGAGCTTTATTGTATGGATGATGAATATAATTTCTCTACATCATATTATATTGGCACCTATATGAGAAAGAAGCCTGATAAGTCGTAA
- a CDS encoding long-chain fatty acid--CoA ligase, which yields MTGHKEVSIAAIFLNRVNKYRDRACITYKKGEKYVDISWNHMYEKIQSLGQYLISVGIKKGDRISIFSLNRYEWWIADMAILSIRAISVPIDATSSLEEAQYVIDHSGSKVCFIGDDEQLQKIIKVKRKLSALKWVIAFDKHDIKKKDVIFLDDALNKGREYKNTSSFKRRLNSINPSDMATIIYNFGAIGNPRGIMLSHDNIVANINQILENSCEYMTEDSIVLSSLPFSHAMERIGGYYMPIAIGAKVAFAESFSKIEENLLEVRPTNFINVPRLYERICEKVGIYFAQLSPFKRAVYCWAMKIASKNVKYACNNLQRKGLYAILYNIADGLVYTKLKESIGMDRIKTAMSGGGPLPVSVAEFFLGIDITILEGYGLTETTAITHANMIGKVKPGTVGVPIKDTKINLSNDGEVLIKGPQVMLGYYKDKKATKEIFTKDGFLKTGDIGELDNDGYLAITGRIKDIIITSGGKNISPQNIERSLKLSRYIDQVAIIGDKRKYLTALIIPSFDEIKEWARCNNITFMDNNELIENERIVDLFEKEVAKYSEQFSRLEQIKRFILLNTEWTQETEEFTPTLKVNRRVIEEKYANKIDSMYPPNVYTQLY from the coding sequence ATGACAGGGCACAAGGAGGTTTCAATAGCAGCTATTTTTCTTAATCGAGTAAATAAATATAGAGATAGAGCATGCATTACCTATAAGAAGGGTGAAAAATATGTTGATATATCCTGGAATCATATGTATGAGAAGATTCAAAGCCTTGGACAATACTTAATATCAGTAGGTATTAAAAAAGGGGATCGAATTTCCATCTTTTCACTGAATAGATATGAATGGTGGATAGCAGATATGGCGATCCTATCCATCAGAGCAATAAGTGTGCCGATTGATGCTACAAGCTCCTTGGAGGAGGCTCAATATGTAATTGATCATTCAGGTTCGAAAGTTTGTTTTATAGGGGATGATGAACAGCTTCAAAAAATAATTAAAGTAAAAAGAAAGCTTTCCGCATTGAAGTGGGTAATTGCCTTTGATAAGCATGATATTAAGAAGAAGGATGTCATATTCTTGGATGATGCTCTTAATAAGGGTAGGGAATATAAAAATACAAGCTCATTTAAAAGAAGATTAAATTCTATCAATCCCTCTGATATGGCGACCATAATTTATAACTTTGGGGCTATAGGAAATCCACGGGGGATTATGCTCTCTCATGATAACATCGTTGCAAACATAAATCAGATATTAGAGAATTCTTGTGAGTATATGACTGAGGATAGTATAGTTCTCTCATCCTTGCCTTTCTCGCATGCAATGGAGAGGATCGGTGGTTACTATATGCCCATTGCAATAGGCGCTAAAGTTGCCTTTGCTGAGAGTTTTTCAAAGATTGAAGAGAATCTATTGGAAGTAAGACCTACAAATTTTATCAATGTTCCGAGACTCTATGAGAGAATATGCGAAAAGGTAGGCATTTATTTTGCACAATTATCCCCTTTCAAGAGGGCTGTCTACTGTTGGGCAATGAAGATTGCTTCAAAAAATGTTAAATATGCCTGTAATAACCTGCAAAGAAAAGGCCTGTATGCAATATTGTATAATATTGCTGATGGATTGGTTTATACTAAGTTAAAGGAATCTATTGGTATGGATAGAATAAAAACAGCGATGTCAGGTGGTGGGCCACTGCCTGTCTCAGTCGCTGAATTTTTTCTGGGAATTGATATTACAATACTTGAAGGTTATGGCCTTACTGAAACTACTGCTATTACACATGCCAATATGATTGGGAAGGTTAAGCCTGGCACTGTTGGAGTGCCAATAAAGGATACAAAGATAAATCTATCCAACGATGGCGAAGTCCTTATTAAGGGGCCGCAGGTGATGCTCGGATATTATAAGGATAAAAAGGCGACAAAAGAGATATTTACTAAGGATGGTTTTCTTAAGACAGGTGATATAGGTGAATTGGACAATGATGGATATTTAGCTATAACAGGAAGAATAAAGGATATAATTATCACTTCTGGCGGGAAAAATATTTCTCCACAGAATATTGAGAGGAGTCTTAAATTATCGAGGTATATAGACCAGGTCGCGATTATAGGCGATAAGAGGAAATATCTTACCGCTCTAATTATCCCCTCTTTTGATGAGATCAAGGAATGGGCAAGGTGTAATAATATCACCTTTATGGATAATAATGAGTTAATAGAAAATGAGAGAATTGTTGATCTATTTGAGAAGGAGGTAGCCAAGTATTCCGAACAATTTTCTCGATTAGAACAGATCAAGAGGTTTATTCTGCTGAATACTGAATGGACTCAGGAAACTGAAGAATTTACTCCAACCCTGAAGGTTAACAGGAGAGTAATTGAAGAGAAGTATGCAAATAAAATTGATAGCATGTATCCACCAAATGTTTATACTCAATTATATTAG
- a CDS encoding hydroxyacylglutathione hydrolase, with the protein MIIKQIYSDNAFQNFTYLIGCPESKEALIVDPLDANKCLQVADSNGFVIKHILNTHEHMDHTAGNEDIRRTTGAKVIAFVDLMNIIDNIDRGVSDGDIINVGNSVELEVLYTPGHTMSHICLLSRTDSPALFSGDALFNAGAGNCYNGGDPETLYRTFNECFIKLPNETRVYPGHDYFANNLRFTLDIEPDNGRAKEMLDKVKDQNPNKPFITTLKMEKDINTFFRITSPTIVANLSKKFPDISNNPSPKDVFVKLRTLRNQW; encoded by the coding sequence ATGATAATAAAACAGATTTATTCAGATAATGCTTTTCAGAATTTCACTTATCTCATTGGCTGCCCGGAATCAAAGGAAGCGCTTATAGTAGACCCCTTAGATGCAAATAAGTGCCTTCAAGTAGCAGATTCAAATGGATTTGTTATCAAACATATTCTGAATACTCATGAACATATGGATCACACAGCAGGTAATGAGGATATTAGAAGGACTACCGGTGCTAAAGTGATTGCATTTGTCGATTTAATGAATATTATTGATAATATAGATAGAGGTGTATCGGATGGTGATATAATAAATGTAGGAAATTCGGTGGAATTGGAAGTGCTCTATACACCAGGTCACACAATGTCCCATATCTGTCTTCTTTCACGGACTGATAGTCCCGCGTTATTCTCGGGTGATGCATTATTTAATGCCGGTGCTGGGAATTGTTATAATGGAGGTGATCCGGAAACGCTATATCGGACCTTTAATGAATGTTTTATAAAATTGCCTAATGAAACAAGGGTATATCCAGGACATGATTATTTTGCAAACAATTTGAGATTCACACTGGATATAGAGCCTGATAACGGAAGAGCAAAAGAAATGCTTGATAAGGTCAAGGATCAGAATCCTAATAAGCCCTTTATCACTACATTGAAAATGGAAAAGGATATCAATACCTTTTTCAGAATAACCAGTCCTACAATTGTTGCGAACCTATCTAAAAAATTTCCTGATATATCAAACAATCCATCGCCAAAGGACGTATTTGTGAAATTAAGAACCCTTCGGAATCAATGGTAG
- a CDS encoding ABC transporter ATP-binding protein: MLEVENLEKIYGYGKNALRVLEKVSLRVEKGEIVSIIGPSGAGKSTLLNMIGCIDGFNSGKLMLLGKDVSNLTVDELSGFRNRHVGFIFQFHNLLNEFTVLENIMIPLLIRRVPNREANRRVKDIIERFNLSQRIHYKPTELSGGECQRIAVARAIVGNPDIVLADEPTGNLDSVNSRILTDTLLDLVRENNTTIIIVTHDKDIAAMTDRTITLVDGNILQDEYNIKRDEVLHEINEGISIDSI, from the coding sequence ATACTTGAAGTTGAGAACCTTGAGAAGATATATGGTTATGGCAAAAATGCGCTTAGGGTATTGGAAAAAGTATCCTTAAGGGTTGAAAAGGGCGAGATTGTATCTATTATCGGACCTTCCGGAGCGGGAAAATCTACTCTATTGAACATGATAGGATGTATTGATGGATTTAATTCAGGCAAACTGATGCTACTTGGGAAGGATGTTTCCAATCTCACTGTTGATGAGTTGTCTGGATTCCGAAATAGGCATGTTGGGTTTATTTTCCAGTTTCATAATCTTCTGAATGAGTTTACAGTTCTTGAAAATATAATGATTCCCTTACTAATAAGGAGGGTTCCGAATAGAGAGGCCAATAGGAGAGTAAAAGACATAATTGAAAGGTTTAATCTATCGCAGAGGATCCATTATAAACCCACTGAGCTTTCAGGAGGTGAATGCCAGAGGATTGCTGTTGCAAGAGCAATTGTGGGAAATCCTGATATTGTACTCGCTGATGAGCCAACAGGGAACCTGGATAGTGTAAATTCTAGGATATTGACGGATACCCTTCTTGATCTTGTTAGGGAGAATAACACCACTATTATAATAGTGACACATGATAAAGACATCGCCGCAATGACAGATAGGACAATAACCCTAGTGGATGGTAATATTCTTCAAGATGAATATAACATAAAGAGAGATGAGGTCCTTCATGAGATCAATGAAGGGATAAGTATTGACAGTATCTAA
- a CDS encoding FtsX-like permease family protein: MRLYEFFIGYRYLKAKKSQLFISFNTILSVIIVFIGVFTLIIVISVMNGFQSQIKDKILDVDSHIAVEDLYNTQGMKGIREYKQLMEKVKSIKGILTVNPYIQGQGLFRFVENVSPVVIRGIGGKDYMPLDVQKFIIEGEKEYKGYRDVYIGSEMAFNYNVKIGDMIELIVPKGRLTATTGITPGKGTFRVIGFFKTHYYEFDTGLVIMSLKSAQRLYEIGDVAKGLAIKIDDLYKMDYYASKIQTEIGLEYQTLTAQQRNANFFYALKLEKLIMTIILFLIIISAGFTIMGTMVMVVMEKRKPIGILKSMGAKPISIMVIFVLEGFVIGVMGSLLGVIFGLAASLNIESIIRWIENLINDGMVFIYDLFNLGVFYHVSLVPKNVYYLDTIPTEIKPEFIVTVAILSVFLSTISAIFPAWHASRLRPAEIIRYE, encoded by the coding sequence ATGAGATTATATGAATTCTTTATAGGGTATAGATACCTGAAGGCAAAGAAGAGTCAACTCTTCATATCCTTTAATACGATACTCTCTGTAATAATTGTATTTATAGGGGTTTTTACACTTATCATTGTGATCTCAGTAATGAACGGATTCCAAAGCCAAATAAAAGATAAAATACTTGATGTTGATTCACATATCGCTGTTGAGGACCTTTATAATACTCAGGGCATGAAAGGGATTAGGGAGTATAAGCAGCTTATGGAGAAGGTGAAATCGATTAAGGGTATATTGACGGTAAATCCATATATTCAGGGTCAAGGGCTTTTTAGATTCGTTGAAAATGTTAGTCCTGTAGTTATAAGAGGGATTGGAGGCAAGGATTATATGCCCTTAGACGTTCAAAAATTTATTATTGAAGGCGAAAAGGAATATAAGGGATATAGGGATGTGTATATCGGATCCGAGATGGCATTTAATTATAATGTCAAGATAGGTGATATGATTGAACTAATAGTTCCAAAGGGAAGGTTGACCGCGACTACTGGAATAACCCCTGGAAAGGGTACCTTTAGGGTTATAGGTTTTTTTAAGACACATTATTATGAGTTTGATACAGGTCTGGTAATAATGTCCCTTAAATCAGCACAAAGATTATACGAGATCGGGGATGTTGCAAAGGGATTGGCAATAAAAATTGATGATCTGTATAAAATGGATTATTATGCCTCGAAAATACAAACAGAAATAGGATTGGAATACCAAACCCTAACTGCTCAGCAGAGGAATGCCAATTTTTTCTATGCCCTTAAGCTTGAGAAGCTGATTATGACGATAATCCTGTTTCTGATTATTATCTCAGCAGGATTTACTATCATGGGCACAATGGTAATGGTTGTGATGGAAAAGAGAAAGCCAATTGGTATTCTGAAATCAATGGGAGCAAAACCAATTTCAATTATGGTTATATTCGTATTGGAGGGTTTTGTAATTGGCGTGATGGGATCATTGCTGGGTGTGATTTTTGGGCTTGCCGCTTCTCTAAACATCGAGTCGATAATCAGATGGATAGAGAATCTCATAAATGATGGAATGGTCTTCATCTATGATCTATTTAATCTTGGGGTATTCTATCATGTCTCCCTTGTGCCGAAAAACGTATATTATCTTGATACCATCCCAACGGAGATAAAGCCTGAGTTTATTGTGACTGTTGCTATTCTGTCTGTTTTTCTCTCCACAATCTCGGCAATTTTTCCAGCATGGCATGCATCGAGGCTGCGACCGGCTGAGATAATAAGATATGAATAA
- a CDS encoding Fur family transcriptional regulator, which yields MLGLKNILAERGINPSYQRLKILEYLLNTKTHPTVDTIYQDILKEIPTLSKTTVYNTLKTFIEKGIVMTLLVDDNEVRYDAKIEFHAHLICNTCEGLYDVNIAPPIKINNIINGHEIIESQLYLKGICKNCLTNNKQNI from the coding sequence ATGCTCGGTTTAAAAAATATTTTAGCAGAAAGAGGAATAAATCCATCCTATCAACGTTTGAAGATTCTTGAATATCTTCTTAATACTAAGACTCATCCCACAGTTGATACTATCTATCAAGATATCCTGAAAGAAATACCTACCCTATCGAAAACGACTGTCTACAACACACTTAAGACATTTATAGAAAAGGGAATAGTAATGACTCTATTGGTAGATGATAATGAAGTAAGATATGACGCTAAAATAGAATTCCATGCTCATTTAATATGTAATACCTGTGAGGGGCTGTATGATGTTAATATTGCTCCACCCATTAAAATTAATAATATAATCAATGGGCATGAAATCATTGAGAGCCAATTATATTTAAAGGGTATTTGCAAAAATTGTCTTACTAATAATAAACAGAATATTTAA